A genomic region of Raphanus sativus cultivar WK10039 chromosome 6, ASM80110v3, whole genome shotgun sequence contains the following coding sequences:
- the LOC108833212 gene encoding uncharacterized protein LOC108833212, producing MGQYSYSQPSSSSEDLDITSLLEAEAQLYADEGQSSFHMPEAVQYQPQPEADDGIPTICYCGAEPVIATAYTGKDAGRRYFSCVNADDGDCHIWKWWDVAMMEEMREFQSLLMRLKEEGEKSEEKQLLLEKSVGELGRENSRVKLMVCLLVLIRLVFLVLRGVASKGSNGSVLTLDFLN from the exons ATGGGACAATATAGCTACAGCCAGCCGTCCTCATCATCAGAGGACTTGGACATAACGTCACTTCTCGAAGCTGAAGCTCAGCTGTACGCAGATGAAGGTCAGAGTAGCTTCCATATGCCAGAGGCGGTTCAGTACCAACCTCAACCTGAGGCCGATGATGGAATCCCGACAATTTGCTACTGTGGGGCGGAGCCGGTTATAGCAACCGCCTACACTGGCAAAGATGCAGGCCGAAGGTACTTCAGCTGCGTCAATGCGGATGATGGAGACTGTCACATCTGGAAGTGGTGGGATGTTGCGATGATGGAGGAGATGAGGGAGTTTCAGTCACTGCTAATGCGGCTTAAGGAAGAAGGTGAGAAGAGTGAGGAAAAGCAGCTACTGCTAGAGAAGAGTGTAGGTGAGCTAGGAAGAGAGAATTCACGAGTTAAACTAATGGTGTGCCtattagttttaataagatTGGTCTTCTTGGTTCTGCGTG GAGTAGCTTCAAAGGGTTCAAACGGGAGTGTTTTAACACTTGACTTCCTTAACTAA
- the LOC108833213 gene encoding glutathione S-transferase T3-like, with the protein MASSSGFSNLLRSQLPVDLDSPEPFWFGSELPDESPSPVPEVPEVPEESSVNKERRKFSPIEDKILIGVWLNTSKDPIVGNDQKAGAFWRRIVDYYNANPHLVGQMPREIPSCKQRWSRINEQVGRFTGCYDAALRAQRSGQNDDDVMKAALDLFSVKYNNKFVMDHCWRKLRYDQKWSSNYVPKEGGKEKRKQVLEVDREPEARPIGIKAAKAASLKKKNPREVELSKLQGVLELKEKVSRNKVLERLLAKKEPLSEIQEKLVSKLLSEML; encoded by the coding sequence ATGGCTAGCTCCTCTGGTTTTTCAAACCTTCTACGTAGCCAACTTCCTGTAGACCTTGATTCACCCGAACCCTTTTGGTTCGGGTCCGAACTTCCTGATGAGTCTCCTAGCCCAGTTCCTGAAGTCCCTGAAGTCCCTGAAGAGTCTAGTGTTAATAAGGAGAGGAGGAAATTTTCTCCCATAGAGGATAAGATCCTAATTGGTGTTTGGCTTAACACGAGCAAGGACCCTATCGTCGGCAATGACCAGAAAGCTGGTGCTTTCTGGAGGCGTATTGTAGACTACTACAACGCAAACCCTCACCTCGTTGGGCAAATGCCGCGAGAGATACCTTCTTGCAAGCAGAGGTGGTCTAGGATCAACGAGCAAGTTGGAAGGTTTACTGGATGTTATGATGCGGCTCTGAGGGCGCAGAGAAGTGGCCAAAACGATGATGATGTAATGAAAGCCGCCTTAGACCTATTCTCCGTCAAGTACAACAACAAGTTCGTCATGGATCACTGCTGGAGGAAGCTGAGGTATGACCAGAAATGGTCATCCAACTATGTGCCTAAGGAGGGTGGAAAGGAAAAGCGGAAACAAGTGTTGGAGGTTGATAGAGAACCTGAGGCTAGACCTATCGGTATAAAGGCTGCCAAAGCTGCcagtttgaagaagaagaatcctAGAGAAGTGGAGTTGTCAAAGCTACAAGGCGTTTTAGAACTGAAGGAAAAAGTGTCTAGGAATAAAGTCCTTGAACGCTTGCTTGCGAAGAAAGAGCCACTCTCTGAGATCCAGGAGAAGCTAGTCTCGAAACTACTATCTGAAATGTTATGA
- the LOC108833214 gene encoding uncharacterized protein LOC108833214: MSSSSEDGLDERLDEIFDDICDDTIDNIIEAQTKKQKKRAYIERNREAGHNRLWNDYFSEHPTYEEHLFRRRFRMNRGLFMRIVYALSENVSFFQQRRDATGRFGLSALQKCTAALRMLAYGSAADAVDEYLRLGETTALSCLHHFTHGVIHLFEDEYLRRPTAEDLQRLLDIGEKRGFPGMVGSIDCTLNDLNVLDRSPVFDDIIEGRAPRLEYVVNGHKYKFAYYLTDGQKLSKK, from the exons ATGTCATCATCTTCAGAGGATGGATTGGATGAAAGATTGGACGAGATTTTCGACGATATCTGTGACGATACAATCGACAACATTATCGAGGCCCAAaccaagaagcaaaagaaacgTGCTTATATAGAACGAAACCGTGAAGCTGGACACAATCGTTTGTGGAATGACTACTTCAGCGAACATCCGACTTATGAGGAACATTTATTCAGACGCCGTTTCCGTATGAACAGGGGATTATTCATGCGTATTGTCTATGCCCTCTCAGAGAACGTCTCATTCTTTCAACAAAGAAGAGATGCTACCGGGAGGTTTGGTCTTTCTGCACTACAAAAATGTACGGCAGCCCTTCGTATGCTTGCTTATGGTTCTGCGGCTGACGCGGTTGACGAATATCTCCGACTAGGTGAGACGACGGCACTTTCATGTTTACATCATTTCACTCACGGAGTAATACATTTATTTGAAGATGAGTATCTACGAAGACCCACAGCAGAGGATCTTCAACGACTACTCGATATTGGAGAGAAACGCGGGTTTCCTGGGATGGTTGGGAGCAttgact GTACCTTAAACGATCTTAATGTCCTTGATCGGTCtcctgtttttgatgacattatAGAAGGTCGAGCTCCAAGGTTAGAGTACGTGGTCAACGGACACAAGTATAAGTTCGCTTACTACCTCACAGACG GTCAAAAACTAAGCAAAAAGTAG